One Posidoniimonas polymericola genomic window, ATGTTCGCTCCGTCCCGTTAAGTTGAAACTCCGTTCAACGGGCTTCTACGCGAAGAGGCAAGAGGTTGTTCGACAAGGCCCCTTCCTAGTGCCACTGCTACCACGTCTACCGACCTCATCAGCGGAAGGATCGCACGCCGCTTGTTAGCGTCTAGTCGGAGGTCAGTGATCCGCCTGGGAACGGTGAAGTAACTCTTCGCCGCAGTTGGCTTGGCTGTGTGCTCAATCGCTACTAACCCACAGCGACCTATTGGAGTGCAGAGGCTGTTGGCCATCTAGTCGTTGCGTGTCTACACGCTGTTGAGGCATTCACAGCTGATAATCCGTTCGTGATTCGTGACAGTCGGCAAAACGTGTTTTCAGCTCAGAAGCAATAGTAACCAGCAAGCTCTCGTCGATATTGGATGGCAACCTTTTCGAACGGGATGTTTGGTGTCAATCAACCGTTTGCGTGCAGAGAGGTCGAGAAGATCTTCGCGAGCTTTTTCGAGGATGCTCTTTGATACGCTCATCGCCTACCTGTACGAAAAACCTGCCCGGTGAAATCGTTGTATTGGGTTGGCGTCTGCCAGTGAGTCCAGCTAGTTTGGGAGGCTACTTCGCCCACTCCGCCGACAACACCGCCGCCTGCTCCAACACCAGCTTGGTCGCCTCCTCCCGCAGGTCGGGAGGATACCCATGCTTGTTCAGAATCCGGCGGACTATCACTCGGATCTTGGCTCGGGCGGTCTCGCGGCTTGTCCAGTCGATGCTCACGCTCTTGCGGACAGTCATCACGAGTTCGGTGGCGATGACCTTGAGCTTGTCGCAGCCCATGGTGTCCATCGCGCTCTCGCTCTGAGCCAGGGCGTCATAAAAGCAGATCTCGTCGTTGTTGAGGCCGAGGTCTTCGCCCCGCTCCTGAGCGGCGCGGAACTCCTTGGCGACTCGGATCAGCTCGTCGATGATCTCTTGGGTCGAAATCGCCCGGTTGTGGTAGGCGTTCAGGGCAGACTGCAGCATCTCGCTGAGGTTCCGGGCCTGAACTACGTTCCGCTTGTGACGCACCTTGATCTCGTCCTTGAGCAGCTTCTTGAGCAGCTCGGCAGCGACGTTCTTGTAGGGGAGGCTCCTGACCTCCTCGAGGAACTCGTCCGAAAGGATCGACACGTCTGGCCGGTCGATGCCCGCGGCCGAGAAGACGTCAATTACCTCGCTGTCCGCTGTCATGACTGCCTTGGACACGAGCTGCCGCACGGCTGCGTCGAGTTCGGTCTGTGACTTGCCGCTAGCGCTGTACTTGCGGAACATGGTCCGCACGATCTGAAAGAAGGCCACATCTTCGCGGATCTGCTCAGCGTACTGCGAGGTAGGGCAGAGGGCGTAGGCCTTGGAAAGGTTGCCTACATGAGCGACCCAGCGCTCCTTGCCTTCGTCCTGCTCGAGCAGGAACTCTTGGGCCTGCAATGGCAGCGTCGCCCGCTCGGCCGGGGCGCCCGTTGTCCACTTCGACCAGTCGAAACCGTGGAGCATGTCGCGGCACTGCTCGAAGTTCTTCTGCAATGCTGTCACCGCTGCGTCAGCATCGATGGTCGTTTCGCCAGAGCCACCGCTCTCGGTGTAGGTCTTCAATGCCTTCTTGAGAGAATCGCCGATCCCGAGGTAGTCAACGACAAGCCCGCCTGGCTTCTCTCTGAAGACACGGTTGACACGTGCAATGGCCTGCATCAGGCCATGCCCCTCCATTGGCTTGTCGAGGTACATCGTGTGCAGGCAGGGAGCGTCGAACCCGGTGAGCCACATGTCGCGGACGATCACCAGCTGGAAGGGAGAGTCGGCCGACTTGAAGTGTCGGGCGAGGTCCTTGCGGCGTTTGGCGGTGCGGATGTGCTGCTGCCAGTCGACTGGATCACTGGCGGCGCCGGTCATGATGACCTTCAAGAATCCCTGCTCATCGTCCTCGCTGTGCCATTCTGGCCGTAGGTTGATGAGGGCGTTGTAAAGATCGACGCATATCCGACGGCTCATGCAGACGATCATGCCCTTGCCGGCCATCGCCTCCTGCCGCTTCTCGAAGTGGCTGACGAGGTCGCGGGCGAGCAGGTCGATCCGGTCGTCGTCGCCGACCATGGCCTCGAGGGCCGCCCACTTTGTCTTGAGCTTTTCTTTGGTGTCGAGCTCCTCAGACTCCGTGATCTCTTCGAAGCTCTCGTCGATGCCGCCGACGCTGGCATCCTCCAGCATCATTTTGATGATACGGCTCTCGTAGTAGATCGGCACGGTCGCCTTGTCGGCCACCGCCCGCTGGATGTCGTAGATGCTAATGTAGTCGCCGAACACGGCGCGGGTGTTCTTGTCGTCCAGTTCGACCGGCGTGCCGGTGAAGCCGATATACGAGGCGTTAGGCAGAGCGTCGCGGATGTTGCGGGCGAAGCCGTAGCTCGTCTTCCCTGTCTTAACATCGTGGCGTGCATGGAAGCCGTACTGGCTGCGGTGGGCCTCATCGGCGACCACGACGATGTTGCTCCGCTCTGACAGAAGCGGGAAGGCGCCCTCGGCCTCGGCAAACTTGTGCACGGTCGTGAAGACCACGCCGCCCGACGCCACCTGGAGGACCTCCCGGAGGTGGTCGACGCTGTCGGCTTGGATTGGCTTCTGTCGGAGGATCTCGCTGCACCGCTGGAACTGACCAAAGAGTTGGTCGTCGAGGTCGTTCCGGTCGGTCAGCACCACCAGGGTTGGGTTGTTCATCTCCGGCGCCGACACGACCAGGCCGGCGTAGAAGAGCATCGTGAAGCTCTTACCGCTACCCTGGGTGTGCCAGACGACACCTCCACGGCGATTGCCGTCCTCTCGAGTGGCTTCGATGGTGGCCGTGAGGGCCTTCTGGGCCGCGTGGAACTGGTGGTAGCCGGCGAGGATCTTGAAGACCGCCTCGCTGTCGGGGTCGTCCTCGAAGAGCACAAAGTCGCTGACCAGGTCCAGCAGGCGGGCGCGATCGAGGGCGCCGCGGATGAGCACCTCGAGCTCGAGTAGTCCTTTGACCGGTTGCTCGCTGTCGATGGTCCGCCAGGGCTTGAACCACTCGATGCCTGCCGAGAACGAGCCGATCCGGGCCTGCCCACCGTCGCTGATGACTGCCAGCTCGTTGTACCGGAAGAGCGACGGGATCTCCGCCTTGTAGGTCTGCAACTGCGCAAACGCCTTGTCGATCGTGGCGTCTTCGTCCGCCGGGTTCTTCAGCTCAAGGACG contains:
- a CDS encoding type I restriction endonuclease subunit R; the encoded protein is MAAFCEDTIEQAALSWLSELGYGIAFGPEIAPGEPAAERDSFDDVVLKDRLRAAIDRLNPAMPADAREEAFRKVTILDSPTLIGANRAFHKMLRDGVAVEYRRDDGSIAGDHAQLLDRSDSDANDWLAVNQFTVIESGHNRRPDIVLFVNGLPLVVLELKNPADEDATIDKAFAQLQTYKAEIPSLFRYNELAVISDGGQARIGSFSAGIEWFKPWRTIDSEQPVKGLLELEVLIRGALDRARLLDLVSDFVLFEDDPDSEAVFKILAGYHQFHAAQKALTATIEATREDGNRRGGVVWHTQGSGKSFTMLFYAGLVVSAPEMNNPTLVVLTDRNDLDDQLFGQFQRCSEILRQKPIQADSVDHLREVLQVASGGVVFTTVHKFAEAEGAFPLLSERSNIVVVADEAHRSQYGFHARHDVKTGKTSYGFARNIRDALPNASYIGFTGTPVELDDKNTRAVFGDYISIYDIQRAVADKATVPIYYESRIIKMMLEDASVGGIDESFEEITESEELDTKEKLKTKWAALEAMVGDDDRIDLLARDLVSHFEKRQEAMAGKGMIVCMSRRICVDLYNALINLRPEWHSEDDEQGFLKVIMTGAASDPVDWQQHIRTAKRRKDLARHFKSADSPFQLVIVRDMWLTGFDAPCLHTMYLDKPMEGHGLMQAIARVNRVFREKPGGLVVDYLGIGDSLKKALKTYTESGGSGETTIDADAAVTALQKNFEQCRDMLHGFDWSKWTTGAPAERATLPLQAQEFLLEQDEGKERWVAHVGNLSKAYALCPTSQYAEQIREDVAFFQIVRTMFRKYSASGKSQTELDAAVRQLVSKAVMTADSEVIDVFSAAGIDRPDVSILSDEFLEEVRSLPYKNVAAELLKKLLKDEIKVRHKRNVVQARNLSEMLQSALNAYHNRAISTQEIIDELIRVAKEFRAAQERGEDLGLNNDEICFYDALAQSESAMDTMGCDKLKVIATELVMTVRKSVSIDWTSRETARAKIRVIVRRILNKHGYPPDLREEATKLVLEQAAVLSAEWAK